The DNA sequence AGGCCTGATTTCCACGGGGAGGGAGGAGACCACAGGCCCCTTTCTCCCCTATACTCCTTCGGCACCCCGGTGCGCTTCTTGCACCTTCTTCAAATGGCACCGTAGACAGCGGGGACCGCAGCCAGGTTTAAATATCCCGCCGAGTTGTCAGGGCGTGACAAGCGCACCTGAACTTGTTCACCACACAGGAGGTCTTCAAGCGTGGCGAACGAAAAGAACATGCAGACCCTGGGCAGCCTGCGTGAGAGCCTGACGGGCGTCGAGACGTTCTACGTCGTCGATTACCAAGGCCTCACCGCCGGACAGCTCACGAAGCTGCGGCAAGACATTCGGACGAAGGGCGGCCAGCTCATCGTCGCCAAGAACACGTTGATCAACCTGGCCCTTCAGGACGGCGGGCGCGACTTCGCGGACGCCCTCCAGGGACCCAGCGCCCTCGTGCTCGCGCAGGACGATCCGGCGGGCATCGCCAAGACGCTCAGCGACGCGGCCAAGGGCAACGACCGGGGCATCCCTGCCATGAAGGGCGGCTTCGTCGAGGGGCAGCGCGTGGACGTGCGCGTGATCGAACGTCTCGCCAACCTCGGCAGCAAGCAGAGCCTTCAGGGCGAGTTCGTGGGCGTGCTCAGCGCGCACCTCAGCAACTTCGTCGGCATCCTCGAAGCCTACCGCGAGAAGCTCGGCGGCGCGACCGAGGCTGCCTAAACGCACCACTCTTCCCCAGTTCCAAAAATTCAGTCCAGGAGGACTCACCCCATGGCTTACGACAAGCAGGCTCTGATCGACCAGCTCAGCACCCTCACCATCATGGAACTCGCCGATCTCATCGATGGTCTCAAGGCCCAGTGGGGCGTGACCGCTGCCGTGGCGGTCAGCGGTGGCGGCGCGGCTGCCGACGCGGCCCCGGCCGAGGAGAAGACCGAGTTCGACGTCGTGCTGGTGGACGCGGGCGCGAGCAAGATCAACGTCATCAAGGAGATCCGCGCCATCACCGGCCTGGGCCTCAAGGAAGCCAAGGACCTCAGCGAGAAGGGCGGCGCGATCAAGGAAGGCGTCAGCAAGGAAGACGCCGACAAGTTCCGCGCCCAGCTCGAAGGTGCGGGCGCCAAGGTCGAAGTCCGCTGATCCCCACCCCCACCGGGAGTGCAGCCCCCAGCCGCAAGGTCGGGGGTTTTTCTTGGCCCACCCGCTCAGTGTGATCTGGCACACTACTCTGGCGGGGGAAGGCAGTCATATTAAGGTGGTTATTTTCCCAGGAAGTTCCTAGAAGAGGCGCGGTTGGGTAAACAGCCAACCCGTCCTTTTTGGCTGGGGATGACGAGGAGTCGAGCATGGCAGTAGGCAGAGTGAAGTGGTTTAACGCGGAAAAGGGTTACGGATTCATCGAGACGGAAGGCAGCCCCGACGTGTTCGCGCATTTCAGCGCGATCCAGGCCCAGGGCTTCAAGAAGCTCAACGAGGGCGATGAGGTCGAGTTCGAGATCGAGCCCGGCCAGCGCGGCAAGGGCCCCCAGGCCAAGAACATCGTCGTGACCAAGGCGGCCCCGGCGAGCGACAGCAGTGGGAGCTCCGGCGGCGGCTACAGCAGCCGTCCCCCCCGCCGCGACCGCGACGACCGCTGGTAAGCGGAGAAGCGAGCAAGTTCAAGCCCCCAGCCGCGAGGTTGGGGGTTTTGTTATGCCGGGCGGTAGAGGACGTGAAGGGTGTCCACGAGCTTGAACACCGTCTCCCCTCCTGACCTCTCCGTGAGGCATGGGGGGACGGGCGTTTGGAGCTGACCACTCTTCACCTGCTCCTCCAGTTACGATGTAGAGGCCATTCCATTCGCCAGCGGGGAATCTGGGTAAAGCCTGCTCATCTAGCGTGTGCCAAGTCTCTGCTGCCTCCAACAAGAGTTCTCGTGCAAGACGACCGAAATGTATTTCGGCAAAGTCTTCGTCGTACCAGCCAAGCCGAAACGCGGAGGCAAAGGGCGAGAGCACCACTTCGCCGTCCTCGTCGTAGGTGAACCCCAGGCTGTTATGGAGCGTCTGTCCCCAGGCTGTTATGGAGCGTCTGTTCGTCTGGAGCCTCGACAATCCATAAGGTCACCACTTCCGGCTGATACAGGCTCACCTCAGCTCCCGCCGCAGACCCGCCGCCATCTGGAACCACTCGCGCTCCTGGCGGCGATAGAGATTGGTGGCCCGGCGTTCTGTTTTTTCAAGCTGGTCGAGAATCTGCCGGGCCTCGTCCCGCCTCCCCTGCTTTAGGAGGAAGGCGGCGTAGCGGGCGCGTGGTTCCTCCGTCGTGGCGGCGGTCATGGCGTCGCG is a window from the Deinococcus aestuarii genome containing:
- the rplJ gene encoding 50S ribosomal protein L10; this encodes MANEKNMQTLGSLRESLTGVETFYVVDYQGLTAGQLTKLRQDIRTKGGQLIVAKNTLINLALQDGGRDFADALQGPSALVLAQDDPAGIAKTLSDAAKGNDRGIPAMKGGFVEGQRVDVRVIERLANLGSKQSLQGEFVGVLSAHLSNFVGILEAYREKLGGATEAA
- the rplL gene encoding 50S ribosomal protein L7/L12 — translated: MAYDKQALIDQLSTLTIMELADLIDGLKAQWGVTAAVAVSGGGAAADAAPAEEKTEFDVVLVDAGASKINVIKEIRAITGLGLKEAKDLSEKGGAIKEGVSKEDADKFRAQLEGAGAKVEVR
- a CDS encoding cold-shock protein; its protein translation is MAVGRVKWFNAEKGYGFIETEGSPDVFAHFSAIQAQGFKKLNEGDEVEFEIEPGQRGKGPQAKNIVVTKAAPASDSSGSSGGGYSSRPPRRDRDDRW
- a CDS encoding immunity 22 family protein, with the protein product MSRLQTNRRSITAWGQTLHNSLGFTYDEDGEVVLSPFASAFRLGWYDEDFAEIHFGRLARELLLEAAETWHTLDEQALPRFPAGEWNGLYIVTGGAGEEWSAPNARPPMPHGEVRRGDGVQARGHPSRPLPPGITKPPTSRLGA